A window of the Juglans microcarpa x Juglans regia isolate MS1-56 chromosome 5D, Jm3101_v1.0, whole genome shotgun sequence genome harbors these coding sequences:
- the LOC121264349 gene encoding probable zinc transporter 10: protein MTTYLLKLISIFFLLISAFPPQALSDSGECQTESNSCNNKSRALPLKIIAIVSILVTSMIGVSLPLVTRSIPALQPDRNLFLIIKSFAAGIILATGFMHVLPDSFDMLWSDCLKENPWHKFPFSGFLAMLSAIVTLMVDSMATCIYSRKCNAGVTPDHNINAVRADQEMAVVSAGHVHAHGQHHGAKAGSGEIQLLRYRVVAMVLELGIIVHSIVIGLSLGASNNTCSIKGLVAALCFHQMFEGMGLGGSILQAEYKFLKKAIMVFFFSVTTPFGIALGIALSKTYKENSPSALITVGLLNASSAGLLIYMALVDLLAADFMGPRMQASIKLQIKSYMAVLLGAGGMSLMAKWA, encoded by the exons ATGACGACTTACCTTCTCAAGCTcatctccatcttcttcctcctcatttCTGCCTTCCCACCGCAAGCTCTTTCGGACTCCGGCGAATGCCAGACAGAGTCGAACTCTTGCAACAATAAGTCTAGAGCGTTGCCCCTCAAGATCATTGCTATAGTCTCCATCCTAGTTACAAGCATGATTGGCGTGTCTTTGCCCCTTGTTACACGCTCAATCCCAGCCTTACAACCCGATCGAAACCTGTTTTTGATCATTAAATCTTTCGCTGCAGGCATTATACTTGCAACCGGGTTCATGCACGTTTTGCCTGACTCTTTTGATATGTTATGGTCGGATTGCTTGAAAGAGAACCCCTGGCACAAGTTCCCATTTTCAGGGTTTCTGGCTATGTTGTCTGCAATAGTGACCCTAATGGTGGATTCTATGGCCACGTGTATTTATAGCCGGAAATGCAACGCCGGAGTTACTCCAGACCATAATATTAATGCTGTCCGGGCAGATCAAGAGATGGCTGTTGTAAGTGCCGGGCATGTCCATGCTCACGGCCAACATCATGGGGCGAAGGCTGGAAGTGGAGAGATACAACTTTTACGTTATCGTGTTGTCGCCATG GTACTAGAATTGGGTATTATTGTTCATTCAATCGTGATAGGGCTTTCACTAGGTGCCTCAAACAACACTTGTTCAATAAAAGGTCTCGTGGCTGCCCTTTGCTTCCATCAAATGTTTGAAGGGATGGGTCTTGGGGGTTCCATTCTCCAG GCAGAGTACAAGTTCTTAAAGAAGGCTATCATGGTGTTCTTCTTCTCTGTGACAACCCCATTTGGGATTGCCTTGGGGATCGCGTTGTCAAAAACGTACAAAGAGAATAGCCCTAGTGCTTTGATAACGGTGGGACTGCTTAATGCATCATCGGCTGGACTTTTGATCTACATGGCTTTAGTTGATCTTCTTGCAGCGGATTTTATGGGTCCAAGGATGCAGGCTAGCATCAAGCTCCAGATCAAATCTTACATGGCGGTTCTTTTGGGTGCTGGTGGCATGTCTTTGATGGCAAAATGGGCTTGA